The Mesoterricola silvestris sequence CTGGAACGTCTCCCTCATCGCCCAGACCGGCCTCCAGTTCGACCTGAGCACGCCCCAGGGCAAGCTAATAGCCTCCCTCATGGCGGCGCTGGCGGAATTCGAGCGGGACCTGCTGCGGGAGCGCATCCGCTCCGGCATCGCAGCCGCCAAGGCCAAGGGGCGCACCTTCGGACGCAAGGCCGGGGAGCGGCCTAAGGCCGATCGCCTCGCCCCAAAGGTGCTCCACCTTCTGGAGGAGGGCCGCTCCTACCGCTTCATCGCCCGCGAGCTGGGCCTCAGCCCCACCACCGTCATGGGGATCGCCCATCGGCATCGGGACACTATCTGAGCCTGGCACCTACTGGGCTCGGGACGCTTGCGGCCTCCCGCTTTACCTCTTTTCCCTCGAAACCAAGTTCCTTCTTCCATCGCGCCAGCGTGGCGTCCACCGCCGAGCCCGAATGGAACACGATGCGCGTTTCCCGCTTGTCGAAGTCCATCTGGACCGAGGCCACGCCGGGCGTCGCCGCCATGGTCTGGGGGAGAGTGCCCACGCATGGCGGGCAATCAAACTGGGGCGTAGAGAGCACGAGGAGCGTGCCCCCGGCGGGTGCGGGCGGCGCGGTGGCGGTCAAGGTGGTGCTTCGGCCCGAATGGAGGAGCCGGGGAGCAGCGGCGGCCCCCAGGAAGGAGAGGCCCAGGATGATTATCGGCAGCGTCGGGAAGCGCGGCGCCTCCGTGCAGCAGTTGTCCTTTCCAGAGCGACCGCCGTAGCGTTTCAGCGCCCACCAAGCGATCACACCAGCCAAGAGAAGGGCCAGGGCCCCCAAGGCCCAAGGGCGGATCCAGGCGATCTTGGCGCCGAGGGTGCCCGTGGCCATACCCAGGCCCGCCAGGGTCAAGGGCAGCCAGCAGCAGGCGGAGGCCGCGACCCCCAGCAGCACGGCGGAAAGCACCGTTCGGCGTCCAGTCTTGGGGCTCAGGTCCGGCGGATCCGTGGGGCATCTGCCGGTTTGGGGTCCCGGGGGCGGGCAGCAATCATGGTCTTGGGTGGACATGGGGCTCTCCTTCTCAGCAACCGCAGCCGGGACCGGCCAGGATCCGCAGCACCACCAATAGGGCCACCAGGCCCAGGACCCAGGCCAGCAGCTTGAGCTGGCTCTGGCGTTCCTGGCGCCGGGCCTCGCGGATGGGATCGAACGCAGCCGTGGCCATGGCATTACCTCAGCAGCAGGCGGGTTTCGAGGGGGCGCAGCAGTCCTGCGTGGGTGAAGGAACGGCCGGGTTCGCGGACAGGGCCTTCACTTCCTTGGTGATGTCCCCGAGGCAGCAGCCACCGCCGGGGTTGGTCACCTCGCAGTGGCAGGTTCCAGCTTTCACCTCGGCCTTGATGGATTCGAGGACGGTGCTCTTCCCTGTCACGATCCACTCGTCCCGGACGCTCTCCGCGCTGTGCCCGAAGCAGTAGCAGAGCGGACGCGGCCCGCTCCGCTCTTTCACCCCCACCCGCACCGTGAGGTCCACCCGGGCGAAGCTCTGGGCGCCATCCGCGCTGAAGTACACCAGGGCGCAATCGGGGCTGGCGCAGAACCGGTACATCTCGTCCTTCACCTCGGACCGAAGATGAGGCTGGAGCAAGGCGCGGAGGGTGACGGGCTTCACCGGCTTCCCCTCTGTCCTGCAGGCTGGACACGCCGACGCCGTCCTGGGCTTGGCGAGGGGCGTGCAGCAGGCGTGGGCCTCGGCGTCCTGGGCCCTGCGCAGGGCCTGCCGCACCCAGGCCGGATCCGGGAGGCCCTGGCGGCGCCCTTGGACCACATAGGTCCGGCATCCGAGCG is a genomic window containing:
- a CDS encoding recombinase family protein; protein product: MIHKVAIYCRVSTADQSCERQERDLLAYAERAGFEVAGIWKEIASGSKDQRPERRKVLALAQDRRVDAILVTELTRWGRSTMDLVQTLHDLQAWNVSLIAQTGLQFDLSTPQGKLIASLMAALAEFERDLLRERIRSGIAAAKAKGRTFGRKAGERPKADRLAPKVLHLLEEGRSYRFIARELGLSPTTVMGIAHRHRDTI
- a CDS encoding putative iron-sulfur cluster-binding metallochaperone, whose product is MRIELLVFEGCPNLEQARVLLQAGMASLGIAGEVREIRVETPEAARQWNFPGSPTLRVNGEDVAPLPEGFEPALGCRTYVVQGRRQGLPDPAWVRQALRRAQDAEAHACCTPLAKPRTASACPACRTEGKPVKPVTLRALLQPHLRSEVKDEMYRFCASPDCALVYFSADGAQSFARVDLTVRVGVKERSGPRPLCYCFGHSAESVRDEWIVTGKSTVLESIKAEVKAGTCHCEVTNPGGGCCLGDITKEVKALSANPAVPSPTQDCCAPSKPACC